One stretch of Zhihengliuella flava DNA includes these proteins:
- the secG gene encoding preprotein translocase subunit SecG gives MDALKIILQVLLGITSLLLILLVLLHKGRGGGMSDMFGGGVTSNLSASGVAERNLNRLTVGMGLTWGVVVIALGLIARFNVEV, from the coding sequence GTGGACGCACTGAAGATTATTCTGCAGGTCCTGCTGGGCATTACCAGCCTCTTGCTCATTCTGCTTGTTCTCTTGCACAAGGGACGTGGCGGCGGCATGTCTGACATGTTCGGCGGTGGCGTGACGAGCAATTTGAGCGCCTCGGGTGTGGCCGAGCGCAACCTTAACCGCTTGACGGTCGGCATGGGTCTCACGTGGGGCGTCGTGGTCATCGCACTCGGCCTGATAGCCCGTTTCAACGTCGAGGTCTGA
- the tpiA gene encoding triose-phosphate isomerase produces MTQSQNGEFVRRPLIAGNWKMNMDHVQGITLLQKLAWTLDDAHHDHRRVEVAVFPPFTDLRGVQTLVAGDDLDVVYGAQDLSEHDSGAYTGDISGQFLNRLGCTYVLVGHSERRTIHQETDATLRAKVEAAFRHDLTPVLCVGEGLEIRQAGTHVEHTLEQLRADLEGITAEQVARLVVAYEPVWAIGTGEVAGPEDAQVMCAALRAEIEELYDAATAGAVRLLYGGSVKGQNAAQILRERDVDGVLVGGASLDAAEFASIVRFENHLVTD; encoded by the coding sequence ATGACGCAAAGTCAAAATGGCGAGTTTGTTCGTCGACCGCTCATTGCGGGCAATTGGAAAATGAACATGGACCACGTTCAGGGCATCACGCTGCTCCAAAAGCTCGCGTGGACCTTGGATGATGCTCATCATGACCACCGTCGCGTGGAGGTAGCCGTGTTTCCGCCGTTCACGGATCTACGCGGCGTCCAGACGCTCGTCGCTGGTGACGACCTCGACGTCGTCTATGGGGCCCAGGACCTCTCCGAGCATGATTCTGGCGCGTACACCGGTGATATTTCGGGCCAGTTCCTGAACAGGCTCGGCTGCACCTATGTCCTCGTCGGGCACTCAGAACGCCGCACCATCCACCAAGAAACGGATGCGACGCTGCGCGCCAAGGTTGAGGCCGCCTTCCGCCACGATCTGACACCGGTACTGTGCGTGGGCGAAGGACTGGAAATCCGCCAAGCAGGCACCCACGTCGAGCACACGCTGGAGCAACTGCGCGCCGACCTCGAGGGCATTACGGCGGAACAGGTGGCTCGCCTCGTGGTGGCTTATGAGCCGGTCTGGGCCATCGGGACAGGCGAGGTAGCGGGGCCTGAGGACGCGCAGGTAATGTGCGCCGCCCTGCGCGCCGAAATCGAGGAGTTGTACGACGCCGCCACGGCGGGGGCCGTACGCCTGCTCTACGGTGGATCCGTCAAGGGGCAGAACGCAGCACAGATTCTCCGCGAACGCGACGTGGATGGCGTTCTCGTCGGGGGTGCGAGCCTCGATGCCGCTGAATTTGCTAGCATTGTCAGGTTCGAGAACCACCTGGTGACCGACTAG
- a CDS encoding phosphoglycerate kinase — protein MTSHTLNDLLADGVRGRHVLVRSDLNVPLDGSTVTDDGRIRASLPVLSQLTEAGAKVIVMAHLGRPKGQVDPQFSIKPAGQRLADLADFPVTVAQDVAGPDAQRLASDLAEGELLLVENVRFDARETSKDEAERLTFARELVALTGEQGAYVNDAFGAVHRRHASVFDVAGLLPAYQGDLVHTEVEVLKTLTEAPKRPYVVVLGGSKVSDKLAVIDNLLGRADHLLIGGGMVFTFLKALGHPVGSSLLEEDQLDVVKGYLKKARELGCEIVLPTDIVMASKFGADAEHEVVAADAMEAGSFGSSGLGLDIGPATAEKFASFIRGANTVFWNGPMGVFEIEAFAGGTRTVAQALSDSEAFSVVGGGDSAAAVRQLGFSEDSFGHISTGGGASLEYLEGKELPGLRALEG, from the coding sequence ATGACTTCTCACACTCTCAACGATCTTCTCGCTGATGGTGTCCGTGGGCGGCACGTTCTGGTTCGTAGCGACCTGAACGTGCCGCTTGACGGTTCTACCGTGACCGACGATGGTCGAATTCGTGCCTCCCTGCCAGTGCTGTCCCAGCTGACTGAGGCTGGCGCCAAGGTCATCGTCATGGCGCACTTGGGCCGCCCCAAGGGACAAGTGGACCCACAGTTTTCGATCAAGCCGGCTGGGCAGCGACTGGCCGATCTGGCGGACTTTCCCGTCACGGTTGCCCAGGATGTCGCTGGTCCGGACGCGCAGCGCTTGGCGAGCGACTTGGCAGAGGGCGAGCTGCTGCTCGTGGAGAACGTGCGTTTCGATGCGCGGGAGACCAGCAAAGACGAAGCCGAGCGGTTGACGTTCGCGCGCGAGCTCGTCGCACTGACGGGGGAGCAGGGCGCGTATGTCAACGACGCGTTTGGCGCCGTGCATCGCCGACATGCCTCGGTCTTCGATGTGGCTGGCCTGCTGCCGGCCTATCAAGGAGACCTCGTTCATACGGAGGTCGAAGTCCTCAAGACGCTCACGGAGGCACCAAAGCGGCCCTACGTCGTCGTGCTCGGCGGCTCAAAGGTCTCGGACAAGTTGGCCGTTATTGACAATCTTCTGGGGCGCGCGGACCACCTGCTCATTGGTGGCGGCATGGTCTTCACCTTTCTCAAGGCCTTGGGCCACCCGGTCGGTTCCAGCTTGCTGGAAGAAGATCAACTTGACGTCGTCAAGGGGTATCTCAAGAAAGCCCGCGAGCTGGGCTGCGAGATCGTCCTTCCGACGGACATCGTGATGGCCAGCAAGTTCGGGGCCGACGCGGAACACGAGGTGGTTGCCGCTGATGCGATGGAAGCTGGTTCCTTTGGTTCCAGCGGCCTGGGACTAGATATCGGCCCCGCGACCGCAGAGAAGTTTGCCAGTTTCATTCGCGGCGCCAACACCGTCTTCTGGAATGGCCCGATGGGTGTCTTCGAGATTGAGGCCTTCGCTGGCGGTACCCGAACCGTGGCGCAGGCGCTGTCAGACTCTGAGGCGTTTAGCGTCGTCGGCGGCGGCGACTCGGCTGCGGCCGTCCGCCAGCTCGGATTCAGCGAGGACAGCTTCGGCCATATTTCGACCGGTGGCGGGGCCAGCCTCGAGTACCTCGAGGGCAAGGAATTGCCGGGCCTGCGGGCCTTGGAAGGGTGA
- the gap gene encoding type I glyceraldehyde-3-phosphate dehydrogenase, translating to MTTRVGINGFGRIGRNFLRAAHAADANFEIVAVNDLGSIAELANLLKFDSILGRFPGEVTVDGDQIVIDGSPVKVLSERDPAALGWGELNVDIVVESTGFFTKAEGAKKHLEAGAKKVIISAPASDEDITIVMGVNDDQYDPQAHDIISNASCTTNCLGPIAKVLNDEFGIVEGLMTTVHAYTADQNLQDGPHKDPRRARAAALNMVPTSTGAAKAIGLVLPELKGKLDGFAVRVPTPTGSLTDLTVKVGKEASVEEVNAAFKKAADGGPLAGLLKYSEDPIVSSDITTDPHSAIFDAPLTKVIGSTVKVLGWYDNEWGYSNRLVDLTDFVGEKLGQ from the coding sequence GTGACAACCCGTGTAGGCATTAACGGCTTTGGACGCATCGGACGCAACTTCCTGCGTGCCGCCCACGCCGCTGACGCGAACTTCGAAATCGTCGCCGTCAACGACCTCGGCTCGATCGCCGAGTTGGCTAACCTCTTGAAGTTCGACTCGATCTTGGGCCGCTTCCCGGGCGAGGTGACCGTCGACGGGGATCAGATCGTCATCGACGGATCCCCTGTCAAGGTGCTCTCCGAGCGTGACCCCGCAGCGCTGGGCTGGGGTGAACTCAATGTGGACATCGTCGTCGAGTCCACCGGTTTCTTCACCAAGGCCGAGGGAGCCAAGAAGCACCTCGAGGCCGGCGCGAAGAAGGTCATCATTTCCGCGCCAGCCTCCGACGAGGACATCACCATCGTCATGGGTGTCAACGACGATCAGTACGATCCGCAGGCGCACGACATCATCTCGAACGCTTCCTGCACCACGAACTGCCTGGGCCCGATCGCCAAGGTGCTTAACGACGAATTTGGCATCGTGGAAGGTCTGATGACCACGGTGCACGCCTACACCGCGGATCAGAACCTGCAAGACGGACCGCACAAGGATCCGCGTCGTGCCCGGGCTGCGGCGCTGAACATGGTGCCGACCTCGACCGGCGCAGCGAAGGCGATTGGCCTCGTATTGCCCGAGCTCAAGGGCAAGCTGGACGGTTTCGCGGTGCGCGTTCCGACCCCGACTGGTTCCCTGACTGACCTCACGGTGAAGGTCGGCAAGGAGGCCTCCGTCGAGGAGGTCAACGCGGCCTTCAAGAAGGCTGCTGACGGCGGTCCACTCGCTGGCCTGCTGAAGTACTCCGAGGATCCCATCGTCTCGTCGGACATCACGACGGATCCGCACTCGGCGATCTTCGATGCCCCGCTGACCAAGGTGATCGGCAGCACCGTCAAGGTTTTGGGCTGGTACGACAACGAGTGGGGCTACTCCAACCGTCTGGTAGACCTGACCGACTTCGTCGGTGAGAAGCTCGGTCAGTAG
- the whiA gene encoding DNA-binding protein WhiA — MALTASVKDELARLDIKKSSERKAEVSSTLRFAGGLHIISGRIVIEAELDLAASARRLRQNIAEVYGHQAEIIVVSGGGLRRGNRYVVRVVREGEALARQTGLLDGRGRPVRGLPSVIVNGSTADAEAVWRGAFLAHGSLTEPGRSSALEITCPGPEAALALVGSARRLDIVAKAREVRGVDRVVIRDGDSIAALLTRMGAHETLLTWEERRMRKEVRATANRLANFDDANLRRSAQAAVAAGARVERALEILGDEVPEHLRYAGSLRIAHKQASLDELGRLADPPMTKDAIAGRIRRLLAMADKRAAELAIPGTEDSVTAEMLDG, encoded by the coding sequence ATGGCATTGACCGCGTCGGTCAAGGACGAGCTCGCCCGGCTCGATATCAAAAAGTCCTCGGAGCGCAAGGCAGAAGTCTCGTCGACCCTGCGCTTCGCGGGCGGTTTGCACATCATTTCCGGTCGGATCGTGATCGAAGCCGAACTGGACTTGGCAGCCTCCGCACGTCGTCTGCGCCAAAACATTGCTGAGGTCTACGGTCATCAGGCCGAGATCATCGTGGTCTCTGGAGGAGGCCTCCGGCGCGGCAACCGTTACGTCGTCCGCGTCGTCCGCGAGGGAGAAGCCTTGGCCCGGCAGACTGGGCTCCTCGACGGGCGGGGACGTCCGGTGCGTGGGCTACCGTCGGTGATTGTCAACGGCTCGACGGCCGACGCCGAAGCCGTCTGGAGGGGCGCCTTCCTGGCCCATGGGTCCTTGACCGAGCCCGGTCGATCCTCAGCCCTCGAAATCACGTGCCCAGGTCCCGAGGCGGCGCTCGCACTGGTTGGTTCTGCACGCCGCCTCGACATCGTCGCAAAAGCTCGCGAGGTGCGCGGTGTAGACCGCGTGGTCATCAGGGACGGTGATTCGATCGCCGCCCTGCTCACCAGAATGGGCGCTCACGAGACGCTGTTGACGTGGGAAGAGCGCCGCATGCGCAAAGAAGTTCGAGCCACGGCGAATCGGCTCGCCAATTTCGATGACGCCAATTTGCGGCGATCGGCCCAAGCCGCGGTTGCTGCGGGAGCGCGCGTTGAACGCGCGCTGGAAATCTTGGGCGATGAGGTGCCCGAGCACCTTCGGTATGCCGGATCCTTGCGCATCGCCCACAAGCAGGCGAGCCTCGATGAGCTCGGGCGCTTGGCAGATCCGCCCATGACGAAGGACGCGATAGCTGGACGGATTCGCCGACTGCTGGCCATGGCGGACAAGCGCGCCGCCGAGCTTGCCATTCCGGGAACAGAGGACAGCGTAACAGCGGAGATGCTCGACGGATAA